A DNA window from Brassica napus cultivar Da-Ae chromosome A4, Da-Ae, whole genome shotgun sequence contains the following coding sequences:
- the LOC106348393 gene encoding photosystem II reaction center W protein, chloroplastic: protein MASFTASASTVSVARPALLLKPTVAVSAPVLGLPPMGKRKGGVRCSMEPKQGNVSALGAGVSAAATAALTAVMSNPAMALVDDRMSTEGTGLPFGLSNNLLGWILLGVFGLIWTFYFTYTSSLDEDEESGLSL, encoded by the exons ATGGCTAGCTTCACTGCCTCTGCTTCCACCGTCTCTGTCGCTCGTCCTGCTCTCCTTCTCAAGCCCACCGTCGCCGTCTCCGCTCCTGTTCTTG GTTTGCCTCCAATGGGGAAGAGGAAGGGAGGGGTGAGATGCTCAATGGAGCCAAAGCAAGGAAACGTCTCTGCCCTGGGAGCTGGAGTTTCCGCGGCAGCAACAGCAGCTTTGACGGCTGTGATGAGCAACCCGGCCATGGCGTTGGTGGATGACAGGATGTCCACGGAAGGAACCGGACTACCCTTTGGACTGAGCAACAACCTCTTGGGGTGGATTCTTTTGGGAGTGTTTGGTTTGATCTGGACGTTCTACTTTACCTACACTTCATCTCTGGACGAGGATGAAGAATCTGGTCTTTCTCTCTGA